Proteins encoded within one genomic window of Pygocentrus nattereri isolate fPygNat1 chromosome 7, fPygNat1.pri, whole genome shotgun sequence:
- the si:dkey-12e7.4 gene encoding C-factor yields the protein MSAAFEKCRNVLVTGANRGLGLQIVESFVTGSFSPGKIIATARNPDGATELQNLAVKHSNIHIIQLDVVSQESIEKAAVEVDEIVQEDGLNCLINNAGINVVANFETVTAEKMLENFHTNSVAPLMITKALLPMLKRAAAKETGMGIHRAAVINMSSLLGSVELNWGERANNFKWYPYRTSKSALNMVTRCMAVDLEEDGILCMAIHPGWVRTNMGGQEAPLSTEESIVSVLNVIGGLSEKDHGSFLHYTGEPLPW from the exons ATGAGTGCCGCGTTTGAAAAGTGCAGAAACGTCCTGGTAACCGGAGCTAACCGAGGCCTCGGCTTACAAATAGTCGAAAGCTTCGTGACTGGCAGCTTTTCTCCGGGAAAGATCATCGCTACAGCGAGGAATCCAGACGGAGCCACG GAATTACAGAACCTTGCAGTGAAACATTCAAACATACACATTATACAGCTTG ATGTTGTCAGTCAAGAGAGCATAGAAAAGGCTGCTGTGGAAGTGGATGAGATTGTGCAGGAGGATGGCCTCAACTGCCTCATAAACAATGCAGGAATCAATGTTGTTGCCAATTTTGAAACTGTAACTGCTGAGAAGATGTTGGAGAACTTCCATACTAATTCTGTAGCCCCCCTCATGATCACCAAG GCTTTGCTTCCAATGTTAAAGCGGGCTGCTGCCAAAGAAACGGGCATGGGCATACATAGAGCAGCGGTCATCAACATGAGCTCTCTCCTGGGATCAGTGGAGCTTAACTGGGGTGAACGTGCAAATAACTTCAAATGGTACCCATACAGAACATCAAAG AGTGCACTGAACATGGTCACAAGATGTATGGCAGTTGACCTGGAGGAGGATGGAATCCTCTGTATGGCCATTCATCCTGGCTGGGTGCGCACCAATATGGGGGGACAGGAG GCACCACTGAGTACGGAAGAGAGCATCGTCTCTGTCTTGAATGTGATTGGTGGTTTATCTGAGAAGGATCACGGCTCATTTCTGCATTACACTGGTGAACCACtgccctggtga
- the got2a gene encoding glutamic-oxaloacetic transaminase 2a, mitochondrial, with protein sequence MALLKSSKIIPAIGSYGPVLGVLPLRASSWWSEVQMGPPDPILGVTEAFRRDTNPKKMNLGVGAYRDDQGKPYVLNCVRKAEAQIAAKKMDKEYLPIGGLGDFTKACAQLALGPDNEVLKSGRSVTVQTISGTGSLRVGANFLARFHNAARDVYLPKPSWGNHTPIFRDAGMQLKAYAYYDPKTCGFDFNGALDDISKIPEKSVILLHACAHNPTGVDPRPEQWKEMASVIKKRNLLVFFDMAYQGFASGDIDRDAWAVRHFIEQGHNVVLSQSFAKNMGLYGERVGGFTVVCKDTEEAKRVESQLKILIRPMYSNPPMNGARIASTILATPELYKEWLVEVKSMADRIIKMREMLVSNLKKEGSTHNWQHVTDQIGMFCFTGLKPEQVECLINEYSVYMTKDGRISMAGVTSGNVAYLAHAIHAATK encoded by the exons ATGGCCCTGCTGAAATCCAGCAAGATTATTCCCGCTATCGGATCCTACGGCCCCGTTCTGGGAGTGCTGCCTCTCCGTGCGAG CTCATGGTGGTCTGAGGTACAGATGGGCCCACCTGACCCCATCTTGGGGGTCACAGAAGCTTTCAGGCGTGACACCAACCCTAAGAAGATGAATCTTGGAGTGGGGGCTTATCGGGACGACCAGGGAAAACCCTATGTCCTTAACTGTGTCCGCAAG GCCGAGGCTCAGATTGCTGCCAAGAAAATGGACAAGGAGTATCTTCCAATCGGTGGCCTGGGAGATTTTACAAAGGCTTGTGCACAGCTGGCTCTTGGACCTGACAATGAAGTCCTCAAGAGTGGCAGG AGTGTCACAGTCCAGACCATCTCAGGAACtggatctctccgtgttggggCTAACTTCCTG GCGCGATTCCACAATGCAGCACGGGACGTGTATCTGCCTAAGCCTTCATGGGGCAACCACACCCCCATCTTCAGGGATGCAGGCATGCAACTGAAAGCTTACGCATACTACGACCCAAAGACCTGTGGCTTCGACTTCAATGGGGCCCTCGATGACATTTCA AAAATTCCAGAGAAGAGTGTGATTCTGCTGCACGCGTGTGCACACAACCCAACAGGAGTGGACCCAAGACCCGAACAGTGGAAAGAGATGGCGAGTGTGATCAAG AAAAGAAACCTGTTGGTGTTTTTTGACATGGCCTACCAGGGCTTTGCCAGTGGGGATATTGACCGGGATGCTTGGGCCGTGCGCCATTTCATTGAGCAAGGCCACAATGTTGTTCTCTCCCAGTCCTTTGCTAAGAATATGGGTCTATATG GTGAGCGTGTTGGAGGCTTTACGGTGGTGTGCAAGGACACTGAGGAAGCCAAGCGTGTGGAGTCACAGCTGAAGATCCTCATCCGGCCAATGTATTCCAATCCCCCCATGAATGGAGCCCGCATTGCCTCAACCATCCTTGCCACACCCGAGCTCTACAAGGAGTG gctggtggaggtgaaaAGCATGGCTGATCGCATCATTAAGATGAGGGAGATGCTCGTCTCAAACCTCAAAAAGGAGGGATCCACTCACAACTGGCAGCATGTCACTGACCAGATCGGCATGTTTTGCTTCACTGGCCTCAAACCTGAGCAG GTTGAGTGTCTGATCAACGAATACTCCGTCTACATGACGAAAGACGGCCGCATCTCCATGGCAGGGGTGACGTCTGGAAACGTGGCCTACCTGGCTCACGCTATCCATGCTGCCACTAAGTGA